Proteins from a single region of Microbacterium sp. zg-Y818:
- a CDS encoding SAF domain-containing protein produces the protein MIIIDTALHKREAEGRPIGVAIVGAGFMGRGLINQITHSVPGMRVSVVVNRTLEKAEAALREAGVTDVRRAATAAEVDAAVAAGAVAVTTDFRAANHAASVDAVIEATGAVEYGCHVVLDAIGAHKDIVLMNAEVDGTVGPILHRRAKDAGVILTGCDGDQPGVEMNLVRFVRGLGLRPLVCGNIKGLQDEYRTPTTQAGFAAKWGQDPYMVTSFADGTKVSFEQAIVANATGMTVERRGMRGADHHGHVDELTGAYDVEDLERRGGVVDYVVGAQPGPGVFVLATHDDPKQRHYLNLYKLGEGPLYSFYTPYHLCHFEVPNTVARAVLFRDAALQPLGAPTVEVVAVAKEDLPAGTVIDGLGGYHTYGVAERADVTSDEDLLPIGVAEGCRTVRDIPKDAVLTYADVELPSGRLVDRLRIEQAAELPATRVPA, from the coding sequence GTGATCATCATCGACACCGCGCTGCACAAGCGCGAGGCCGAAGGGCGGCCGATCGGGGTCGCCATCGTCGGCGCCGGTTTCATGGGGCGTGGGCTCATCAACCAGATCACCCACAGCGTGCCGGGCATGCGCGTGAGCGTGGTGGTGAACCGCACGCTGGAGAAGGCCGAGGCTGCGCTGCGCGAGGCGGGGGTCACCGACGTCAGGCGCGCGGCGACCGCAGCGGAGGTGGATGCCGCCGTCGCCGCGGGGGCGGTCGCGGTCACGACCGACTTCCGCGCGGCGAACCACGCGGCATCCGTCGACGCGGTGATCGAGGCCACCGGAGCCGTCGAGTACGGCTGCCACGTGGTGCTGGACGCCATCGGCGCTCACAAGGACATCGTGCTGATGAACGCCGAGGTGGACGGCACGGTCGGGCCGATCCTGCACCGGCGGGCGAAGGATGCCGGGGTGATCCTCACCGGATGCGACGGTGACCAGCCCGGAGTCGAGATGAACCTGGTGCGCTTCGTGCGGGGGCTGGGTCTGCGTCCGCTCGTCTGCGGCAACATCAAAGGGCTGCAGGACGAATACCGCACCCCCACGACACAGGCCGGCTTCGCCGCCAAGTGGGGACAGGATCCCTACATGGTCACCAGCTTCGCCGACGGCACCAAGGTGTCGTTCGAACAGGCGATCGTCGCGAACGCGACCGGTATGACCGTGGAGCGCCGCGGGATGCGGGGAGCGGACCACCACGGCCACGTCGACGAGCTCACCGGCGCGTACGACGTCGAGGACCTCGAGCGCCGCGGCGGCGTCGTCGACTACGTCGTGGGCGCCCAGCCCGGACCGGGTGTCTTCGTGCTGGCCACCCATGACGACCCCAAGCAGCGGCACTACCTGAATCTGTACAAGCTCGGCGAGGGACCGCTCTACAGCTTCTACACGCCGTACCACCTGTGCCACTTCGAAGTGCCGAACACGGTCGCGCGCGCGGTGCTCTTCCGAGATGCCGCTCTGCAGCCGCTGGGCGCGCCGACCGTCGAAGTGGTCGCCGTGGCCAAGGAGGACCTGCCGGCGGGCACCGTCATCGACGGTCTGGGCGGCTACCACACCTACGGGGTCGCGGAGCGGGCGGATGTCACGAGCGACGAGGACCTGCTCCCCATCGGCGTCGCCGAGGGATGCCGTACCGTCCGCGACATCCCGAAGGATGCCGTCCTGACGTACGCCGACGTCGAGCTGCCCTCGGGCAGGCTCGTCGACCGCCTGCGCATCGAGCAGGCAGCGGAACTGCCCGCAACGCGGGTGCCCGCATGA
- a CDS encoding dTDP-4-dehydrorhamnose 3,5-epimerase family protein gives MIFTPTPIAGVAIVDLEARQDDRGFFARAFDRAEFAEAGLDPHVEQANISFNYRAGTLRGMHFQVAPHAESKLIRCTRGAIVDTIVDMRWGSPTRLQHVSIELSAENRRALFVPAYFAHGYQTLVDETEVSYMVSGAYAPGAERGLRHDDPALGLSWPLPVADASPKDMSWPLLDTWTSEQLAAVSGDPT, from the coding sequence GTGATCTTCACCCCCACCCCGATCGCGGGCGTGGCCATCGTGGATCTCGAGGCGCGCCAGGACGACCGCGGGTTCTTCGCCCGGGCGTTCGACCGCGCGGAGTTCGCCGAGGCAGGACTCGATCCCCATGTCGAGCAGGCCAACATCTCCTTCAATTACCGCGCCGGCACGCTCCGCGGCATGCATTTCCAGGTGGCGCCGCATGCCGAGAGCAAGCTCATCCGCTGCACGCGAGGCGCGATCGTCGACACAATCGTCGACATGCGCTGGGGGTCGCCCACCCGCCTGCAGCATGTGTCGATCGAGCTCAGCGCCGAGAACCGGCGAGCCCTGTTCGTCCCGGCCTACTTCGCCCACGGGTACCAGACGCTCGTCGACGAGACCGAGGTGAGCTACATGGTGAGCGGGGCATACGCCCCCGGCGCCGAACGCGGCCTGCGCCACGATGACCCGGCGCTCGGGCTCTCCTGGCCGCTCCCCGTCGCGGACGCGTCGCCCAAGGACATGTCGTGGCCGCTGCTGGACACCTGGACCAGCGAGCAACTCGCCGCCGTCTCGGGGGACCCGACGTGA
- a CDS encoding SDR family oxidoreductase, protein MVTGTEGYLGSVLAPELARAGHEVVAVDTGFYKAGWLYNGVDFTPMTLVRDVRSLTADDLRGVDAVVHMAELSNDPLGEFNPALTRSINHAGSVRLATLAKEAGVGRFVYMSSCSVYGVAEGVVDENSPIDPQTVYAECKAMVERDVRPMADESFSPTFLRNATAFGASPRMRFDLVLNNLAGLAWTTRRIAMTSDGTPWRPLVHALDIARAIRMTLEAPAEAVRGQIYNVGSDEQNYQVREIAEIIGEALPEAELSFGASGGDNRSYRVSFDRIREVLPGFECEWNAQTGVEQLLSVFESVDLDTDLFLSRGFTRLAQLDYLRRTGQVDDELFWRMP, encoded by the coding sequence ATGGTCACGGGCACCGAGGGGTACCTCGGCTCGGTGCTGGCTCCCGAGCTCGCGCGCGCCGGACACGAAGTCGTCGCGGTGGACACCGGCTTCTACAAGGCGGGCTGGCTGTACAACGGCGTCGACTTCACACCGATGACCCTCGTGCGCGACGTCCGCTCGCTCACGGCCGACGATCTGCGCGGGGTCGATGCGGTCGTCCACATGGCGGAGCTGTCCAACGACCCCCTGGGGGAGTTCAACCCCGCGTTGACGCGCAGCATCAACCACGCCGGCTCCGTGCGGCTGGCGACCCTCGCCAAAGAAGCCGGGGTGGGGCGCTTCGTCTACATGTCCTCGTGCAGTGTCTACGGCGTCGCCGAGGGGGTCGTGGACGAGAACTCCCCGATCGACCCGCAGACGGTCTACGCCGAGTGCAAGGCGATGGTCGAGCGCGACGTGCGGCCGATGGCCGACGAGTCATTCAGCCCGACGTTCCTGCGCAATGCCACCGCGTTCGGTGCGTCGCCACGCATGCGTTTCGACCTCGTGCTCAACAACCTCGCCGGACTCGCGTGGACGACGAGGAGAATCGCGATGACCAGCGACGGCACACCCTGGCGACCGCTGGTGCACGCCCTCGACATCGCCCGCGCGATTCGGATGACCCTCGAGGCCCCCGCCGAAGCGGTGAGGGGGCAGATATACAACGTCGGCTCCGACGAGCAGAACTACCAGGTGCGGGAGATCGCCGAGATCATCGGCGAAGCGCTCCCCGAGGCGGAGCTGAGCTTCGGCGCCAGCGGGGGCGACAACCGCAGCTACCGGGTGTCGTTCGACCGCATCCGCGAGGTGCTTCCCGGCTTCGAATGCGAATGGAATGCGCAGACGGGTGTCGAGCAGCTCCTGTCGGTGTTCGAATCCGTGGACCTCGACACCGACCTGTTCCTCAGCCGGGGCTTCACCCGACTCGCCCAGCTCGACTACCTGCGCCGCACCGGCCAGGTGGATGACGAACTCTTCTGGAGGATGCCGTGA